One window of uncultured Erythrobacter sp. genomic DNA carries:
- the atpD gene encoding F0F1 ATP synthase subunit beta, whose amino-acid sequence MATAPALNQTTNGVISQVIGAVVDVQFQGELPAILSALETKNDGKTLVLEVAQHLGENTVRTIAMDATEGLVRGAEVVATGAQISVPVGPKTLGRIMNVIGQPIDELGPVGAEKTMPIHAEAPAFVDQSTEAAILVTGIKVIDLLAPYAKGGKIGLFGGAGVGKTVLIQELINNIAKGHGGVSVFAGVGERTREGNDLYHEFLDAEVIKKDENGVATPEGSKVALVFGQMNEPPGARARVALSGLTMAEYFRDEEGQDVLFFVDNIFRFTQAGSEVSALLGRIPSAVGYQPTLSTDMGNLQERITSTTKGSITSVQAIYVPADDLTDPAPATSFAHLDATTTLNRAISELGIYPAVDPLDSTSRVLEPRVVGNEHYETARKVQETLQKYKSLQDIIAILGMDELSEEDKLTVARARKIQKFLSQPFHVAEVFTGISGVFVQLEDTVASFKAVVEGEYDHLPEQAFYMVGGIEDVVKKAAEMAEDA is encoded by the coding sequence ATGGCCACCGCACCCGCACTTAACCAGACCACCAATGGCGTAATCAGCCAGGTCATCGGCGCTGTCGTCGATGTGCAGTTCCAAGGCGAACTGCCCGCAATTCTCTCGGCGCTTGAGACCAAGAACGATGGCAAGACCCTCGTTCTCGAAGTTGCTCAGCACCTTGGTGAAAACACCGTTCGCACCATCGCGATGGACGCCACCGAAGGCCTCGTTCGCGGCGCTGAAGTGGTTGCCACCGGCGCGCAGATATCTGTGCCTGTTGGCCCCAAGACGCTGGGCCGCATCATGAATGTCATCGGTCAACCGATTGACGAACTTGGCCCGGTTGGCGCGGAAAAGACCATGCCAATCCACGCAGAGGCGCCAGCCTTCGTCGACCAGTCGACCGAAGCGGCCATCCTTGTCACCGGCATTAAGGTCATCGACCTGCTCGCCCCTTACGCAAAGGGCGGCAAGATCGGCCTGTTCGGCGGCGCTGGCGTGGGCAAGACCGTTCTTATTCAGGAACTCATCAACAACATCGCAAAAGGTCACGGCGGCGTGTCCGTGTTTGCCGGTGTGGGTGAGCGGACCCGCGAAGGTAACGATCTCTACCACGAATTCCTCGATGCCGAAGTCATCAAGAAAGACGAAAACGGCGTCGCCACTCCAGAAGGTTCAAAGGTTGCGCTGGTCTTCGGCCAGATGAACGAGCCTCCCGGCGCGCGTGCCCGTGTTGCTCTGTCCGGCCTGACCATGGCGGAATATTTCCGCGATGAAGAAGGCCAGGACGTGTTGTTCTTCGTCGACAACATCTTCCGCTTCACGCAGGCCGGTTCGGAAGTGTCCGCACTGCTGGGCCGTATTCCTTCGGCAGTGGGCTATCAGCCGACCCTGTCGACCGACATGGGTAACCTGCAAGAGCGTATTACCTCGACCACCAAGGGTTCGATCACTTCGGTTCAGGCCATCTACGTGCCTGCCGATGACCTTACCGACCCTGCGCCGGCAACCTCGTTTGCTCACCTTGACGCAACGACCACGCTGAACCGCGCAATTTCGGAGCTGGGCATCTACCCGGCGGTTGACCCGCTCGACTCCACCAGCCGCGTTCTCGAACCGCGCGTTGTCGGCAACGAGCACTATGAAACCGCGCGTAAGGTTCAGGAGACCTTGCAGAAGTACAAGTCGCTTCAGGACATCATCGCCATTCTGGGCATGGACGAGCTTTCGGAAGAAGATAAGCTGACCGTGGCCCGCGCGCGTAAGATCCAGAAGTTCCTGTCGCAGCCGTTCCACGTTGCAGAAGTCTTCACCGGCATCAGCGGCGTGTTCGTGCAGCTTGAAGACACCGTTGCCTCGTTCAAGGCTGTTGTCGAAGGCGAATACGATCACCTTCCCGAGCAAGCCTTCTACATGGTCGGCGGTATCGAAGACGTGGTCAAAAAGGCCGCTGAAATGGCTGAGGACGCGTAA
- a CDS encoding ATP synthase F1 subunit epsilon: MPLHFELVTPARQVRSEDVHMVVVPGAEGEFGVLEGHAPFMSTIRDGAVQVYKTEGAAPESIEVRGGFAEVGENGLTVLAEHVEG; the protein is encoded by the coding sequence ATGCCACTCCACTTTGAACTCGTAACCCCGGCTCGCCAAGTCCGTTCGGAAGACGTCCATATGGTCGTCGTCCCCGGCGCTGAAGGCGAGTTTGGTGTGCTTGAAGGCCACGCGCCTTTCATGAGCACGATCCGCGACGGTGCGGTGCAGGTTTACAAGACCGAGGGCGCAGCACCCGAAAGCATCGAAGTGCGCGGCGGCTTTGCCGAAGTCGGCGAAAACGGCCTGACGGTGCTTGCAGAGCACGTCGAAGGCTAA
- a CDS encoding Rrf2 family transcriptional regulator, with protein MQISKGVEWTTHICTVLALLREGQGLSVDALAEFFELPAAYLAKQMQLLRRAGIVESLRGKGGGYRLARGVDAITLLDIVTAIEGPQSAFRCTEIRQNGPCGLKRADCRRPCEVASAFAIAEQAYRDALAAKTLASIMQEAAANSTPEHLMEMAGWVQRQNA; from the coding sequence GTGCAGATCTCAAAAGGCGTCGAATGGACCACGCATATCTGCACCGTGCTCGCTCTGCTGCGCGAAGGGCAGGGGCTGAGCGTGGATGCGCTGGCCGAGTTTTTCGAGCTTCCCGCCGCCTATCTCGCCAAGCAGATGCAGCTGCTGCGCCGCGCGGGGATTGTGGAATCCTTGCGCGGGAAGGGCGGGGGATACCGGCTGGCGCGCGGTGTCGATGCGATCACCTTGCTCGATATCGTGACCGCGATCGAAGGCCCGCAAAGCGCCTTTCGCTGCACAGAGATCCGGCAGAATGGACCGTGCGGGTTGAAGCGCGCCGACTGCAGGCGGCCTTGCGAGGTCGCGTCTGCCTTTGCGATTGCCGAACAGGCTTATCGCGATGCGCTCGCCGCGAAGACGCTCGCCTCGATCATGCAGGAGGCTGCCGCCAATTCGACGCCCGAGCATCTGATGGAGATGGCAGGGTGGGTGCAACGGCAAAACGCTTGA
- a CDS encoding prolyl oligopeptidase family serine peptidase: MKLASTLAITAVLAAAMTIGATTPATAEAHNETAPIPGPEEDPYIWLEEARSDEALAWVEAENARTLGVLEADPRFETLKGEALAILDSEDRIPFVSFRPDGLYNFWQDRENPKGLVRRTTLESYQTDDPEWETILDIDALAAAEGKEWVYKGSSCLPPALSRCMIALSDGGEDATILREFDTSTKNFVEGGFAIEHKSQGGVSWIDENTLLVGRDFGEGTLTDSEYPFTTRVWVRGTDLANAPEVFRGESSDVSAGAYLLRDSDDVVHAMIGYRGISFHEREYFVSVNDDWIKLDLPAKANPYGIVDGHLLFSTDVDWEVDGQTFPADSLIAVDLEEWKADPNGAAKTLVWAPQERQTKRGGAITANALYVGLLDNVVGKVLEFNFEDGAWVSKQVALPDNATVGIAASSDETDQIMFTVTGFLEPTTLYYSDGSSDPVVLKTSPERFDAAGMEVEQHEATSADGTKIPYFIVKPAGMEMSGDTAVLMTGYGGFQVPRLPGYLGSTGKMWLERGGAYVLANLRGGGEFGPGWHQTAIRENKQRTWDDFIAVGEDLVARGYTSPEHLGIQGGSQGGLLVGTAITQRPDLFGAAIVQIPLFDMLRYHVIGRGASWIGEYGDPRIPEQRAWIDGYSPYQMIEEGVDYPTPFLWASTADDRTHPAHARKGAARFAEQGHDYYYFEDTVGGHSGGVDNEQRAKIQALQYIYLMQQLMDE, translated from the coding sequence TTGAAACTTGCATCAACCCTCGCAATCACCGCCGTTCTGGCAGCAGCCATGACGATAGGCGCGACAACCCCCGCGACTGCCGAGGCGCACAACGAGACTGCGCCTATCCCCGGCCCTGAAGAAGATCCCTATATCTGGCTCGAAGAAGCCCGCAGCGACGAAGCGCTCGCATGGGTCGAGGCAGAGAATGCGCGCACCCTCGGCGTGCTTGAGGCTGATCCGCGCTTTGAAACGCTCAAAGGTGAAGCGCTCGCCATCCTCGACAGCGAAGATCGCATTCCCTTTGTCAGCTTCCGCCCCGATGGCCTCTACAACTTCTGGCAGGACAGGGAGAATCCCAAGGGCCTCGTCCGCCGCACCACGCTGGAAAGCTACCAGACCGACGATCCCGAATGGGAGACCATTCTCGACATCGACGCGCTGGCTGCGGCTGAGGGCAAGGAATGGGTCTATAAAGGCTCATCCTGCCTCCCGCCCGCGCTCAGTCGCTGCATGATCGCGCTGTCCGATGGCGGCGAAGATGCAACGATCCTGCGCGAGTTCGACACCTCGACCAAGAACTTCGTCGAAGGCGGCTTTGCGATCGAGCACAAGAGTCAGGGCGGCGTCAGCTGGATCGACGAGAACACTTTGCTGGTCGGGCGTGACTTTGGCGAAGGGACGCTGACCGACAGCGAGTACCCTTTCACCACCCGAGTCTGGGTGCGCGGTACTGACCTCGCTAATGCTCCCGAAGTGTTCCGCGGCGAATCCTCCGACGTCTCTGCGGGTGCCTATCTGCTGCGCGACAGCGATGATGTGGTGCACGCGATGATTGGCTATCGCGGCATCAGCTTCCACGAGCGCGAATACTTCGTTTCGGTCAATGATGACTGGATCAAGCTCGACCTGCCAGCAAAGGCGAACCCTTATGGCATCGTCGATGGGCACCTGCTGTTCAGCACCGATGTCGATTGGGAAGTGGACGGACAGACCTTCCCCGCAGACAGCCTGATCGCGGTCGATCTGGAAGAGTGGAAAGCAGATCCCAACGGCGCGGCCAAAACGCTCGTCTGGGCCCCGCAAGAGCGCCAGACAAAGCGCGGCGGGGCGATCACCGCCAATGCGCTCTATGTCGGTCTGCTCGACAATGTCGTTGGCAAGGTGCTGGAGTTCAATTTCGAAGACGGCGCATGGGTGAGCAAGCAGGTCGCGCTGCCCGACAATGCAACCGTCGGGATCGCGGCAAGCTCTGACGAGACCGACCAGATCATGTTCACCGTCACCGGCTTCCTGGAGCCGACAACGCTTTACTACAGCGATGGCAGCAGCGATCCGGTGGTGCTCAAGACCTCGCCCGAACGCTTCGACGCGGCTGGCATGGAAGTCGAACAGCACGAAGCGACCAGCGCGGACGGGACCAAAATCCCCTACTTCATCGTCAAGCCTGCGGGCATGGAGATGAGCGGCGACACAGCGGTTCTGATGACCGGCTATGGGGGCTTCCAGGTGCCGCGCCTGCCCGGCTATCTCGGTTCGACCGGCAAGATGTGGCTGGAGCGCGGCGGGGCCTATGTGCTCGCCAATCTGCGCGGCGGCGGCGAGTTCGGCCCCGGCTGGCACCAGACCGCCATCCGCGAGAACAAGCAGCGCACTTGGGACGACTTCATCGCCGTGGGTGAGGATCTGGTCGCGCGCGGCTACACCTCGCCCGAACATCTCGGCATTCAGGGCGGCTCGCAAGGCGGACTGCTGGTCGGCACTGCGATCACCCAGCGGCCCGACCTGTTCGGCGCGGCGATTGTGCAGATCCCGCTGTTCGACATGCTGCGTTACCATGTGATCGGCAGAGGCGCTTCGTGGATTGGCGAATATGGCGATCCGCGCATTCCCGAACAGCGCGCATGGATCGACGGATACTCGCCCTATCAGATGATCGAGGAAGGCGTGGACTACCCCACCCCGTTCCTGTGGGCCTCAACCGCTGATGACCGCACCCACCCGGCTCACGCGCGTAAAGGCGCCGCACGCTTTGCCGAGCAGGGCCACGATTACTACTATTTCGAAGACACGGTCGGCGGACATTCCGGCGGCGTCGATAACGAACAACGCGCGAAGATTCAGGCGCTGCAATATATCTATCTGATGCAGCAATTGATGGACGAATAG
- a CDS encoding DUF1153 domain-containing protein: MAYPRNISIADAIKRYSLPKSHKVHWSPARKADVVRAVHDRAISFHEARERYLLSRSEFEQWESEYHSQAGTRTAELESV, from the coding sequence ATGGCATACCCCCGCAACATTTCGATCGCCGATGCGATCAAACGCTACAGCCTTCCCAAGAGCCACAAGGTGCATTGGTCGCCTGCTCGCAAAGCCGATGTTGTGCGTGCGGTTCACGACCGCGCGATCAGCTTTCACGAGGCGCGCGAACGTTACCTGCTGAGCCGCAGCGAGTTCGAGCAATGGGAAAGCGAATACCATTCGCAAGCTGGTACCCGAACAGCTGAACTGGAGAGTGTCTGA